GGGCGGCTGTCCCAGAGTTCTTTCGTCGCGCCAAGGGAAACCGAAAACATCAGCCCGAACGCGGCGGACCGATCCGGGGAATGCCCTTGCCGCTGGGCGTATTCATTCCCGGCGGCGGCGAGCAGCGCTGAGCCTAAAAAGTGCTGGGCTTTATCCTGGCCTGCCCAGCTATCCTGCGCCATATGGCTACAGCCGGTAAGTGTGACAACTAACGAAAGCAGAAAGGCGCGCATAGCGTTCTCCATAAAAAAGCCCTGCATGGCAGGGCTTCGTTAAGCGACAGGCGTCAGAGAATGCGGCTAATCAGCCGGTCGATACGGATACGGCGCAGGCGGCGGATAAGCTTGCGCACTTTTACCGGGTAATCGGCGATGCTTTGCAGGTCGCGATAGTGTTTTACCACCGTGGTATGGGTGCGGATTTCGGCAAGTTCACGCTGGCGCAGGGAAGCCAGTTGCTGCTTCGGATCGTGGATAAGAATCGCGTTTTCCAGATCGAGACGCCAGGCGCGCGGGTTAAGGTTGTTGCCGGTCAGCAGCATCCATTCATTGTCGACCCACATGCCTTTCAGGTGATAGCTGTTATCACCATCTTTCCACAGACGCACCACCAGTTGATCGGTGTTGACGTAATACTGCAGACGGCTTAAGAAACGGCGCAGGTTGATCTCATAGAGATAAGGCAGCGCGCCGATGATCTTAAACGGCTGATCTTCCGGAATATAGAAGTCGTTCGCCGTTTTATCGCCGACGATGATTTCCACTTTTTTGCCGTCGCGCAGAAGCTGGATGATATTACGCACCAGCACCGCGGGCAGGTTAAAGTACGGCGTACAGATGACCAGCTTCTCTTCCGCGCA
This sequence is a window from Cronobacter sakazakii. Protein-coding genes within it:
- a CDS encoding YfiM family lipoprotein; protein product: MRAFLLSLVVTLTGCSHMAQDSWAGQDKAQHFLGSALLAAAGNEYAQRQGHSPDRSAAFGLMFSVSLGATKELWDSRPAGSGWSWKDLAWDVAGASAGYAVWQMAEH